One genomic window of Streptomyces sp. WP-1 includes the following:
- a CDS encoding DegV family protein — MSRHVAIVTDSTAYLPHRTMERHGITAVPLTVVLGDQALEEGTEISTRALAQALTKRRSVTTSRPSPEVFAETYRRVAESGARGIVSLHLSGELSGTYDAAVLAARQAPVPVRVVDTGMVAMALGFCALAAAETAEAGGTVDEAVTAAEKRAAGTCAYFYVDTLDYLRRGGRIGAAQALLGSALAVKPLLSLDGGRIELLEKVRTASKAIARLEELAAERAGGAEVDIAVHHLAAPERAAALADRLRERVPGLGELHVSEVGAVIGAHTGPGLLGAVVSPR; from the coding sequence ATGTCCCGCCATGTCGCCATCGTCACCGATTCCACGGCCTACTTGCCGCACCGGACGATGGAGCGGCACGGCATCACCGCGGTCCCGCTGACCGTGGTCCTCGGCGACCAGGCACTCGAAGAGGGCACCGAGATCTCCACCCGCGCCCTCGCCCAGGCCCTCACCAAGCGGCGCTCCGTCACCACGTCGCGCCCCAGCCCCGAGGTGTTCGCCGAGACCTACCGCCGGGTCGCCGAGTCCGGCGCGCGCGGCATCGTCTCCCTGCACCTGTCCGGCGAGCTGTCCGGCACCTACGACGCGGCCGTCCTCGCGGCCCGTCAGGCGCCGGTGCCCGTGCGAGTGGTGGACACCGGGATGGTCGCGATGGCCCTCGGCTTCTGCGCCCTCGCCGCGGCCGAGACGGCGGAGGCGGGCGGCACCGTGGACGAGGCCGTCACCGCCGCCGAGAAACGGGCCGCCGGCACCTGCGCCTACTTCTACGTGGACACCCTCGACTATCTGCGCCGAGGCGGCCGTATCGGCGCCGCGCAGGCCCTGCTCGGCTCGGCGCTCGCGGTCAAACCCCTGCTCAGCCTCGACGGCGGCCGTATCGAGCTGCTGGAGAAGGTCCGTACGGCCTCGAAGGCGATCGCCCGCCTGGAGGAACTCGCCGCCGAGCGGGCCGGGGGCGCGGAGGTCGACATCGCCGTCCACCACCTCGCCGCCCCCGAACGCGCCGCCGCACTCGCCGACCGGCTCCGGGAACGGGTGCCGGGGCTGGGGGAGTTGCACGTCAGCGAGGTGGGAGCGGTGATCGGGGCGCACACCGGGCCGGGGTTGCTGGGGGCGGTGGTCTCGCCGCGGTGA
- a CDS encoding ComEA family DNA-binding protein, with amino-acid sequence MALRSRPRTVTPTSGPGRGPASDVRMRHRASEHRRIRHRAHAPAEDLRRRAELLFGEQAVQRRESGKAPPPASTPEPLDRPPQHMDPPPPDRWERAGTALRERLPVWLQSRCGVERRGTVALAVLLVVAALFAVQHFWVGRPEQVSAPQVVRARPTYAKAPGASGGGAAASGGQIVVDVGGKVRAPGIRRLPAGSRVADALRAAGGVRPGVDTDGLNRARFLVDGEQVVVGEPAAVAPAGTAAPSGPAAQVSLNTATEDQLDTLPGVGPVLAHHIVDYRTRHGGFRSVDELRQVNGIGDRRFTDLRDLVRP; translated from the coding sequence ATGGCACTCCGATCACGTCCTCGCACCGTCACCCCGACCAGCGGCCCCGGCCGCGGTCCCGCCTCCGACGTCCGCATGCGGCATCGCGCCTCCGAGCACCGCCGCATCCGGCACCGCGCGCACGCACCCGCGGAGGATCTGCGGCGCCGGGCGGAACTCCTCTTCGGCGAACAGGCCGTGCAGCGCCGGGAATCGGGGAAGGCACCGCCCCCTGCGAGCACTCCCGAACCGCTGGACCGGCCGCCGCAGCACATGGACCCGCCGCCCCCGGACCGGTGGGAGCGGGCCGGGACGGCGCTGCGGGAGCGGCTGCCGGTGTGGCTGCAATCACGGTGCGGGGTGGAGCGGCGCGGGACCGTGGCGCTCGCCGTGCTGCTGGTGGTGGCCGCGCTGTTCGCCGTGCAGCACTTCTGGGTGGGCCGGCCCGAGCAGGTGAGCGCGCCCCAAGTGGTGCGCGCGCGGCCGACGTACGCGAAGGCACCTGGCGCGAGTGGGGGCGGCGCCGCGGCGTCGGGCGGGCAGATCGTCGTGGACGTCGGCGGCAAGGTCCGCGCCCCGGGGATCCGCCGCCTCCCCGCGGGCTCCCGGGTGGCCGACGCGCTGCGGGCGGCGGGCGGGGTCCGGCCGGGCGTGGACACCGACGGCCTCAACCGGGCCCGCTTCCTGGTCGACGGCGAACAGGTGGTCGTCGGCGAGCCGGCCGCCGTCGCCCCCGCCGGCACCGCGGCCCCGTCCGGCCCGGCCGCGCAGGTCTCCCTGAACACCGCCACCGAGGACCAGCTCGACACACTGCCGGGAGTCGGCCCGGTACTGGCCCACCACATCGTCGACTACCGCACCCGGCACGGCGGTTTCCGCTCGGTGGACGAACTCCGCCAGGTCAACGGCATCGGCGACCGCCGCTTCACCGACCTCCGCGACCTGGTACGACCATGA
- a CDS encoding ComEC/Rec2 family competence protein has protein sequence MSATPLGTTVSAPLPHGTAPDPEPGPLDLRLVPPALAAWATASLTLDAPTGLTVWIAAVALLGGIVLLGASRAGPHPPGGRPAWARASLAAVLLCVAASATSAGLQGTDVRRGPVPELARRSATVTADVELTGDPWLSRPRVRGDHTAPAAVLVRAEVRRVEESDGRSTRTRAPVLVVVDAGVAGPEGSAGRPSEEGTTEGAEVPGRARGAAEDEAMAVASAEGSGAPVGGVAAVEGLGVPSEKSGKAAASAGGSRARAGQAGWLRLLPSTRLRVGGRLAPALAGGDRTAAVLRVRGLPGARVLAGPSGAQRWAGRLRDGLRAATDGLPGDARALLPGLVVGDTARITPELDDAFKATDLTHTLAVSGSNLTVLLALLIGPPGLARLTERRGLAPRLGLSLRATALFAGALTLGFVLVCRPDPSVLRAAACGAIALLALAAGRRRSLVPALATAVLLLVLYDPWLARSYGFLLSVLATGALLVLAPGWSEGLRRRGVPPRLAEALGAAAAAQAVCAPVVAVLSARVSLVAVPCNLLAEAAVAPATVLGFAALATAPVAMPLAELLAWGASWPTRWIAGVARAGAALPGAGVDWPGSWPGALLLAAVTVAVVLAGRRLVRHPWWCGLCGALLLLALVRPAPLTRVVTGWPPPGWRYAMCDVGQGDATVLAAGAGAGVVVDAGPDPAAVDRCLRQLGITRVPLLVLTHFHADHVAGLTGVLRGREVAAIETTGFEEPRQEAEFVEREAAGRHIPVTRAVAGEERRTGPLSWRVLWPPADTGPPMGSGPLTGPGPLAGPGPLAGPGPAAVPGPVAAPEFDGPNDASVALLVRTGGLRLLLLGDLEPPDQQALLRSPEAAGMTGVDVLKVAHHGSAYQDPELIRLVAPRVALISCGTGNPYGHPAPSTVAALRAGGALVLRTDRDGALAVGAGAERGVKVTRDGS, from the coding sequence ATGAGCGCCACCCCTCTTGGTACGACGGTGAGTGCTCCCCTTCCTCACGGCACCGCGCCCGACCCCGAGCCGGGTCCCCTGGACCTGCGCCTGGTGCCCCCCGCGCTCGCCGCCTGGGCCACGGCGTCCCTCACCCTGGACGCTCCGACGGGCCTGACCGTGTGGATCGCGGCCGTCGCCCTGCTCGGCGGGATCGTCCTGCTGGGCGCGAGCCGGGCGGGCCCGCACCCCCCGGGCGGACGGCCGGCCTGGGCGCGGGCCTCCCTCGCCGCGGTGCTCCTCTGCGTCGCCGCGTCGGCCACATCCGCCGGGTTGCAGGGCACGGACGTACGACGCGGACCGGTCCCCGAACTGGCCCGCCGCTCCGCCACCGTGACCGCCGACGTCGAGCTGACCGGCGACCCCTGGCTGAGCAGACCCCGGGTGCGCGGGGACCACACGGCCCCGGCGGCGGTGCTGGTCCGGGCGGAGGTGCGGCGGGTCGAGGAGAGCGACGGGAGGAGCACACGGACCCGGGCGCCGGTTCTGGTGGTGGTCGACGCGGGGGTGGCGGGGCCGGAGGGGAGCGCTGGACGGCCGTCGGAGGAGGGGACTACGGAGGGTGCCGAGGTACCGGGCCGGGCGCGTGGGGCGGCCGAGGACGAGGCGATGGCGGTGGCGTCGGCCGAAGGTTCCGGGGCGCCCGTGGGCGGAGTGGCGGCGGTCGAAGGCCTCGGGGTGCCGTCGGAGAAGTCGGGGAAGGCCGCGGCGTCGGCCGGGGGCTCCCGGGCGCGTGCCGGGCAGGCGGGCTGGCTTCGGTTGCTGCCGTCCACGCGGTTGCGGGTGGGCGGGCGGCTGGCGCCCGCTCTCGCCGGGGGTGACCGGACGGCGGCCGTGCTCAGGGTGCGCGGGCTGCCCGGGGCGCGGGTCCTGGCGGGGCCGAGCGGGGCGCAGCGGTGGGCGGGGCGGCTGCGGGACGGGCTGCGGGCGGCGACCGACGGACTGCCCGGGGACGCGCGGGCGCTGCTGCCCGGCCTGGTCGTCGGGGACACCGCGCGGATCACGCCGGAGCTGGACGACGCCTTCAAGGCGACCGACCTGACCCACACCCTCGCGGTCTCCGGCAGCAACCTCACCGTGCTGCTCGCCCTGCTCATCGGCCCGCCCGGCCTGGCCCGGCTGACCGAACGCCGGGGCCTGGCCCCGCGCCTGGGGCTCTCCCTCAGGGCGACCGCCCTGTTCGCGGGGGCGCTCACGCTGGGATTCGTGCTCGTGTGCCGGCCCGACCCCAGCGTGCTGCGGGCCGCCGCCTGCGGAGCGATCGCGCTGCTCGCCCTGGCCGCGGGCCGCCGCAGATCCCTCGTCCCCGCCCTGGCCACGGCCGTACTGCTGCTGGTGCTCTACGACCCATGGCTCGCCCGCAGCTACGGCTTCCTGCTCTCCGTGCTGGCCACCGGCGCCCTGCTGGTACTGGCCCCGGGCTGGAGCGAGGGGCTGCGGCGGCGCGGGGTGCCGCCGAGGCTCGCCGAGGCGCTCGGCGCGGCCGCCGCGGCGCAGGCGGTGTGCGCGCCGGTCGTGGCGGTGCTGTCGGCCCGGGTGAGCCTGGTGGCGGTGCCGTGCAATCTGCTGGCCGAGGCGGCGGTGGCGCCCGCGACCGTGCTGGGGTTCGCCGCGCTGGCGACCGCTCCGGTGGCGATGCCCCTCGCCGAGCTGCTGGCCTGGGGCGCGAGCTGGCCGACCCGGTGGATCGCCGGCGTCGCCAGGGCCGGGGCCGCGCTGCCCGGCGCCGGGGTGGACTGGCCGGGCAGCTGGCCGGGGGCGCTGCTGCTCGCGGCGGTCACGGTGGCCGTCGTCCTGGCCGGGCGGCGGCTGGTGCGGCACCCGTGGTGGTGCGGACTGTGCGGGGCGCTGCTCCTGCTGGCGCTGGTGCGGCCCGCGCCGCTGACCCGGGTGGTGACGGGTTGGCCGCCGCCGGGATGGCGGTATGCGATGTGCGATGTCGGACAGGGCGACGCGACCGTGCTGGCGGCGGGCGCCGGGGCCGGGGTGGTCGTGGACGCCGGGCCCGACCCGGCGGCGGTGGACCGCTGTCTCCGGCAGCTGGGCATCACTCGCGTCCCCCTCCTCGTGCTGACCCACTTCCACGCCGACCATGTGGCGGGGCTGACCGGGGTGCTGCGGGGGCGGGAGGTGGCCGCGATCGAGACGACGGGGTTCGAGGAGCCCAGGCAGGAGGCGGAGTTCGTGGAACGGGAGGCAGCCGGGCGCCACATCCCGGTCACCCGGGCCGTCGCGGGCGAGGAGCGGCGCACCGGCCCGCTGTCCTGGCGGGTGCTGTGGCCACCGGCGGACACGGGCCCGCCGATGGGGAGCGGCCCACTCACCGGACCCGGCCCACTCGCCGGACCCGGCCCACTCGCCGGACCCGGGCCGGCCGCCGTCCCCGGGCCGGTCGCCGCCCCCGAGTTCGACGGGCCGAACGATGCCAGTGTGGCGCTGCTGGTCCGCACGGGTGGGCTGCGGTTGCTGCTGCTCGGGGACCTCGAACCCCCGGACCAGCAGGCGCTGTTGAGGTCTCCGGAGGCGGCGGGGATGACCGGGGTGGATGTGCTGAAGGTGGCCCACCATGGATCGGCCTACCAGGACCCGGAGTTGATACGGCTCGTGGCTCCCCGGGTGGCGCTCATCTCCTGCGGCACCGGGAACCCCTATGGGCACCCGGCCCCGTCGACGGTGGCCGCGCTGCGGGCCGGTGGCGCGCTGGTGCTGCGGACCGACCGGGACGGGGCGCTCGCGGTCGGGGCCGGGGCGGAGAGGGGGGTGAAGGTGACGCGGGACGGCTCCTGA
- a CDS encoding DUF3761 domain-containing protein translates to MSNPYQPYATPPQPPRPPQPPLRTAPKWARKRYVLPTIGLAFFLGIAAGAGGQDNGADAKPTAAKVQPAATVTATATATATETAAPEPAPTVTETKTVKVQVTVTAHAPAAGSGGSGGSSGGSSGGSSGSSSSGGGSSSSGGSTGAGNGATALCNDGTYSYAAHHQGACSHHGGVAVFYR, encoded by the coding sequence ATGAGCAACCCGTACCAGCCGTACGCCACGCCACCGCAGCCGCCGCGACCGCCGCAGCCGCCCCTGCGAACGGCTCCCAAGTGGGCGCGCAAGCGCTACGTGTTGCCCACCATCGGACTCGCCTTCTTCCTCGGCATCGCGGCCGGCGCCGGCGGCCAGGACAACGGCGCCGACGCCAAGCCGACGGCCGCCAAGGTGCAGCCGGCCGCCACGGTCACGGCGACCGCCACCGCCACCGCCACGGAGACGGCGGCCCCCGAGCCCGCGCCGACGGTCACGGAGACCAAGACGGTCAAGGTGCAGGTGACCGTCACCGCCCACGCCCCGGCCGCCGGTTCGGGCGGCAGCGGGGGCTCGTCGGGAGGCTCCTCCGGCGGCTCGTCGGGGAGTTCGTCGAGCGGCGGCGGCTCCAGCTCCTCAGGAGGCTCGACCGGCGCCGGCAACGGTGCCACCGCCCTGTGCAACGACGGCACCTACTCCTACGCCGCCCACCACCAGGGCGCCTGCTCGCACCACGGCGGCGTGGCCGTCTTCTACCGGTAG
- a CDS encoding YceI family protein: protein MFGRWLGNRTNGMRPGSPLGSVRTPAGAGVIGCRVVDPVNEPVTGAELTVSDTMGRKVVTGGTDPYGSFLATVPAGEYRLAVTAEGYTPYRATVLVTEGTLASLGDVTLQVAQPPEPPAAGDWQLDPGHSSIGFTARHIGLARIHGRFNSFAGAVRIAERIERSAMHVVIDAASIDTGVRMRDDHLRSGDFLDVRRFPTLEFYSDRFTHRGGSRWTVTGALSLHGVTRTVTLDTDYLGLGNGIEGETRAACRATTELHRDDFTISWQSMLARGIAAVGPSIRVDLDVQLVPQGPTG from the coding sequence ATGTTCGGCCGCTGGCTGGGTAACCGGACGAACGGGATGCGACCGGGGAGCCCTTTGGGGTCGGTTCGGACGCCGGCCGGGGCGGGGGTGATCGGCTGCCGGGTGGTCGATCCGGTCAACGAACCTGTCACCGGCGCCGAGTTGACGGTCAGCGACACCATGGGGCGCAAGGTGGTGACCGGGGGGACGGACCCGTACGGGTCGTTCCTGGCGACCGTCCCGGCGGGGGAGTACCGGCTCGCGGTGACGGCCGAGGGGTACACGCCCTACCGGGCCACCGTGCTAGTCACGGAGGGCACTCTCGCCTCGCTGGGCGACGTCACCCTCCAGGTCGCCCAGCCGCCGGAGCCGCCGGCGGCCGGTGACTGGCAGCTCGACCCCGGGCACTCCTCGATCGGCTTCACCGCGCGGCACATCGGGCTGGCCCGCATCCACGGGCGGTTCAACTCCTTCGCGGGGGCGGTGCGGATCGCCGAGCGGATCGAGCGGTCGGCGATGCATGTGGTGATCGACGCGGCGTCCATCGACACCGGGGTGCGGATGCGGGACGACCATCTGCGGTCGGGGGACTTCCTGGACGTACGGCGGTTCCCGACGCTGGAGTTCTACAGCGACCGGTTCACGCACCGGGGCGGCAGCCGGTGGACGGTCACCGGCGCGCTGTCGCTGCACGGGGTGACCCGCACGGTGACGCTCGACACCGACTACCTCGGGCTCGGCAACGGCATCGAGGGCGAGACCCGGGCCGCCTGCCGGGCCACCACCGAGCTGCACCGGGACGACTTCACGATCAGCTGGCAGTCGATGCTGGCCCGGGGGATCGCGGCGGTGGGGCCGAGCATCCGCGTCGACCTGGATGTGCAGCTCGTGCCCCAGGGGCCCACGGGCTGA
- the holA gene encoding DNA polymerase III subunit delta produces MARKTANDDVLAPVTLAVGQEDLLLDRAVREVVAAARAADADTDVRDLTPDQLQPGTLAELTSPSLFAERKVVVVRDAQDLSADTVKDVKGYLGSPAEEITLVLLHAGGAKGKGLLDAARKAGAREVACPKMTKPADRLAFVRGEFRTTGRSATPEACQALCDAIGSDLRELASAVAQLTADVEGTIDEAVVGRYYTGRAEASSFTVADRAVEGRTAEALEALRWSLSTGVAPVMITSALAQGVRAIGKLSSARGGRPGDLARELGMPPWKIDRVRQQMRGWTPDGVSVAMRAIAEADAGVKGGGDDPEYALEKAVVIIARAARSRGRG; encoded by the coding sequence ATGGCCAGGAAGACTGCGAATGACGATGTTCTCGCCCCGGTGACGCTTGCCGTGGGCCAGGAGGACCTGCTGCTGGACCGCGCCGTGCGGGAGGTGGTGGCCGCCGCGCGCGCCGCCGACGCCGACACGGATGTACGGGACCTGACCCCGGACCAGTTGCAGCCCGGCACGCTCGCCGAGCTGACCAGCCCCTCGCTGTTCGCCGAGCGCAAGGTCGTCGTCGTACGCGACGCGCAGGATCTGTCGGCCGACACCGTCAAGGATGTGAAGGGGTATCTCGGCTCGCCCGCCGAGGAGATCACGCTGGTGCTGCTGCACGCGGGCGGCGCCAAGGGCAAGGGCCTGCTGGACGCCGCGCGCAAGGCGGGGGCGCGGGAGGTGGCCTGCCCGAAGATGACCAAGCCGGCGGACCGGCTGGCGTTCGTGCGGGGGGAGTTCCGTACGACGGGACGCTCCGCGACGCCGGAGGCGTGCCAGGCGCTGTGCGACGCGATCGGCAGTGATCTGCGGGAGCTGGCGTCGGCGGTGGCGCAGCTGACCGCGGATGTCGAGGGGACGATCGACGAGGCCGTCGTCGGGCGGTACTACACCGGGCGGGCCGAGGCCTCCAGCTTCACGGTCGCGGACCGGGCGGTGGAGGGGCGTACGGCGGAGGCGCTGGAGGCGCTGCGGTGGTCGCTGTCGACGGGGGTGGCGCCGGTGATGATCACGAGCGCGTTGGCGCAGGGGGTGCGGGCGATCGGGAAGCTGTCGTCCGCGAGGGGTGGGCGGCCGGGGGACCTCGCGCGGGAGCTGGGGATGCCGCCGTGGAAGATCGACCGGGTGCGGCAGCAGATGCGGGGGTGGACGCCGGACGGGGTGTCGGTGGCGATGCGGGCGATCGCGGAGGCGGACGCGGGGGTGAAGGGCGGGGGCGACGATCCGGAGTACGCGCTGGAGAAGGCGGTCGTGATCATCGCCCGCGCGGCCCGCTCCCGGGGACGCGGCTAG
- a CDS encoding IS5 family transposase (programmed frameshift) gives MGRGDLTNREWSLLEPHLPSAGGRGGRWSDHRTVINGILFRVRTGVPWRDLPERYGSWKTVYERHRRWSADGTWDRILQAVQADADLAGRIDWSMVGVDSTSCRAHQHAAGARKARPRVPKKRTTPRHHRPDEGLGRSRGGLTCKIHLAGEGGCRPMALLLTPGQWGDAPQMIEVLDRIRVTRPLGGRPRTRPGHVSGDKAYSSQRNRRYLRRRRIKHTIPEPRDQRANRRRRGSTGGRPVGFDRERYRRRNEVERTINRLKHFRAVATRYEKRAYVFHGTVTAAAIRLWLRP, from the exons ATGGGTCGGGGGGATCTGACGAATCGCGAGTGGTCGCTGCTCGAGCCGCATCTGCCGTCCGCGGGCGGTCGGGGAGGCCGGTGGAGCGACCATCGCACAGTGATCAACGGGATCCTGTTCCGGGTTCGGACCGGTGTCCCGTGGCGTGACCTGCCGGAACGCTATGGGTCCTGGAAGACGGTCTATGAACGGCATCGCCGCTGGTCGGCGGACGGCACCTGGGACCGGATCCTGCAAGCGGTCCAGGCCGACGCCGACCTTGCGGGGCGGATCGACTGGTCGATGGTCGGAGTGGACTCGACGTCCTGCCGGGCTCACCAGCACGCGGCCGGCGCCCGCAAGGCCAGGCCGCGGGTTCCGA AAAAAAGGACGACGCCCCGGCACCACCGCCCCGATGAGGGACTCGGACGGTCCCGGGGCGGTCTGACCTGCAAGATCCACCTCGCCGGCGAGGGTGGATGCCGTCCCATGGCCCTGCTGCTCACGCCGGGTCAATGGGGCGATGCCCCGCAGATGATCGAGGTCCTGGACCGGATCCGAGTCACCCGGCCGCTGGGCGGACGGCCCCGGACCCGGCCCGGTCACGTCAGCGGCGACAAGGCTTACAGTTCCCAGCGCAACCGCCGCTACCTGCGAAGACGCAGGATCAAACACACGATTCCTGAGCCGAGGGACCAGCGGGCCAACCGTCGGCGCAGAGGCAGCACGGGCGGCAGACCCGTCGGGTTCGACCGCGAGCGCTACCGGCGTCGCAACGAGGTCGAGCGGACCATCAACCGGCTCAAGCACTTCCGCGCTGTCGCCACCCGTTACGAGAAACGGGCCTACGTCTTCCACGGCACGGTCACCGCAGCAGCGATCCGCTTATGGCTCCGCCCATGA
- the rpsT gene encoding 30S ribosomal protein S20: MANIKSQIKRIKTNEKARLRNKAVKSSLKTAIRKAREAAAAGDTAKATELQRAAARALDKAVSKGVIHKNQAANKKSALASKVASIKG; encoded by the coding sequence GTGGCGAACATCAAGTCCCAGATCAAGCGGATCAAGACCAACGAGAAGGCTCGGCTGCGCAACAAGGCCGTCAAGTCCTCCCTGAAGACCGCGATCCGCAAGGCCCGCGAGGCCGCTGCCGCGGGTGACACCGCCAAGGCGACCGAGCTGCAGCGCGCCGCCGCGCGTGCGCTCGACAAGGCCGTCTCCAAGGGCGTCATCCACAAGAACCAGGCCGCCAACAAGAAGTCGGCGCTTGCTTCCAAGGTCGCGTCCATCAAGGGCTGA
- the lepA gene encoding translation elongation factor 4: MPATPNHVPEPSRTAPALIRNFCIIAHIDHGKSTLADRMLQLTGVVEQRQMRAQYLDRMDIERERGITIKSQAVRLPWAPTEGPDQGTTHILNMIDTPGHVDFTYEVSRSLAACEGTVLLVDAAQGIEAQTLANLYLAMENDLKIIPVLNKIDLPAAQPEKFAEELANLIGCEPQDVLKVSAKTGLGVEALLDRVVEEIPAPVGVADAPARAMIFDSVYDSYRGVVTYVRVIDGQLNKRERIRMMSTGATHELLEIGVSSPEMLPADGLGVGEVGYLITGVKDVRQSKVGDTVTSQSKGATEALGGYKDPKPMVFSGLYPLDGSDYPELREALDKLQLNDAALVYEPETSAALGFGFRVGFLGLLHLDVIRERLEREFGLDLIATAPNVVYRVVMEDGTEHTVTNPSEFPEGKIDEVYEPVVRATILAPTEFIGAIMELCQTRRGTLLGMDYLSEDRVEIRYTLPLAEIVFDFFDQLKSKTRGYASLDYEPTGEQSSSLVKVDILLHGDKVDAFSAITHKDQAYAYGVRLVAKLRELIPRQSFEVPVQAAVGSRVIARETIRAIRKDVLAKCYGGDISRKRKLLEKQKEGKKRMKMVGSVEVPQEAFIAVLSSDDSAGSGKSKK, from the coding sequence GTGCCCGCGACCCCTAACCACGTGCCCGAGCCGAGCCGTACCGCCCCGGCGCTGATCCGCAATTTCTGCATCATCGCGCACATCGACCACGGCAAGTCCACGCTCGCCGACCGGATGCTCCAGCTGACCGGCGTGGTCGAGCAGCGGCAGATGCGTGCTCAGTACCTCGACCGGATGGACATCGAGCGCGAGCGCGGCATCACGATCAAGTCCCAGGCGGTGCGTCTGCCCTGGGCCCCGACCGAGGGCCCCGACCAGGGCACGACGCACATCCTCAACATGATCGACACCCCGGGTCACGTCGACTTCACCTATGAGGTCTCGCGGTCGCTGGCCGCCTGCGAGGGGACCGTCCTCCTCGTCGACGCCGCCCAGGGCATCGAGGCGCAGACCCTCGCCAACCTCTACCTGGCGATGGAGAACGACCTCAAGATCATCCCCGTGCTCAACAAGATCGACCTGCCGGCCGCCCAGCCGGAGAAGTTCGCCGAGGAGCTGGCGAACCTGATCGGCTGCGAGCCGCAGGACGTGCTCAAGGTCTCCGCCAAGACGGGTCTCGGCGTCGAGGCGCTGCTCGACAGGGTCGTCGAGGAGATCCCGGCCCCGGTCGGTGTCGCCGACGCCCCCGCCCGCGCGATGATCTTCGACTCGGTCTACGACTCCTACCGCGGTGTCGTGACGTACGTCCGTGTCATCGACGGCCAGCTCAACAAGCGTGAGCGCATCAGGATGATGTCGACCGGCGCGACCCACGAGCTGCTGGAGATCGGCGTCAGCTCGCCCGAGATGCTCCCGGCCGACGGCCTGGGCGTGGGCGAGGTGGGCTATCTGATCACCGGTGTGAAGGACGTCCGCCAGTCCAAGGTCGGTGACACCGTCACCAGCCAGAGCAAGGGCGCGACCGAGGCCCTCGGCGGCTACAAGGACCCGAAGCCGATGGTGTTCTCGGGCCTGTACCCGCTGGACGGCTCCGACTACCCCGAGCTGCGCGAGGCCCTGGACAAGCTCCAGCTCAACGACGCCGCCCTGGTCTACGAGCCGGAGACCTCCGCCGCCCTCGGCTTCGGCTTCCGCGTCGGCTTCCTCGGCCTGCTGCACCTGGACGTGATCCGCGAGCGCCTGGAGCGCGAGTTCGGCCTCGACCTGATCGCCACCGCCCCCAACGTGGTCTACCGCGTGGTCATGGAGGACGGCACCGAGCACACGGTCACCAACCCGAGCGAGTTCCCCGAGGGGAAGATCGACGAGGTCTACGAGCCGGTCGTGCGGGCCACGATCCTCGCGCCCACCGAGTTCATCGGCGCGATCATGGAGCTGTGCCAGACCCGGCGCGGCACCCTGCTCGGCATGGACTACCTCTCCGAGGACCGCGTCGAGATCCGCTACACGCTGCCGCTCGCGGAGATCGTCTTCGACTTCTTCGACCAGCTGAAGTCCAAGACCCGCGGCTACGCCTCGCTCGACTACGAGCCCACCGGCGAGCAGTCCAGCAGCCTGGTCAAGGTCGACATCCTGCTGCACGGCGACAAGGTGGACGCCTTCTCGGCGATCACCCACAAGGACCAGGCGTACGCGTACGGCGTGCGGCTCGTCGCCAAGCTCAGGGAGCTGATCCCGCGGCAGAGCTTCGAGGTGCCGGTCCAGGCCGCCGTCGGCTCCCGGGTGATCGCCCGCGAGACCATCCGCGCCATCCGCAAGGACGTCCTCGCCAAGTGCTACGGCGGCGACATCTCCCGTAAGCGCAAGCTGCTGGAGAAGCAGAAGGAAGGCAAGAAGCGGATGAAGATGGTGGGCTCGGTGGAGGTTCCGCAGGAAGCCTTCATCGCCGTCCTGTCCAGCGATGACAGCGCGGGATCGGGCAAGAGCAAGAAGTGA